CGACCTCCACCTCCACGCCCGCGGCCCGCAGCCGTTCGAACCCCTGGCCCGACACCCGCGGATTGGGGTCGGCGATGGAGGCCACCACTTTCTTGATGCCCGCGGCGATCAGCGCGTCGCAGCAGGGGCCGGTGCGGCCGTGGTGGGAGCAGGGTTCGAGGGTGACGTAGGCGGTGGCGCCCCGCGTGTCCAAGCCTTGACGTGCGGCATCACGCAGCGCCACGATTTCAGCATGCGGCCCGCCTGCTTGCTGCGTGTAGCCTTGGCCGATGACTTGACCGCTGGGAGCAACCAGAATGGCACCCACCCGGGGGTTGGGAGAACTGATCCGCATTGCGTTGCGAGCGAGCGCAAGAGCTTGGGTGATTTCCATGGGGGAAAACGGGGCAGATGCCGATGTCAGTTTGCAGCGTTCTTTGATGCACGCGATGAATCATCCGCGAACCGCATGCTGCCGTGGGCCGAGTCAGGCAGGATGGAGGTCGAGGGGGGCTTCAGGCGATTTTCAAAGAAAAAATGCAGATTGTGCTTGTCGGATGGTTGTTTGATGCTATGGATTTTATAGCAATCGATGACGTTCCAGCGACGCTCCCGAGATCAGGTGTCGGCGGTGCAATTGGCCGTGGAGGGGTCGCAGAGGCGGGCTCGGCCCGTCAGATACACGATGACGTGTTTTTGCCTTGCTGTATCTGCAGAGGAAAATACCAAGCGGGTGCCGGCATTGCCCTGGAGAAAGCCGCGAGAGTCAAAGGACAAATTCGCTGGAACAGCGCCGCCGTTCTTTCCCGTGATGGTGAGTGCCGAATGAACGGCGCCTGACTGCGAAATCAACGTGTCGCTTCCGCTGTCGTAGCTGCCGTTGTTGTTGAGATCCACGTAAACCACCCAGCCTGCCGCCCAGTTCGTGCCGGATGCCGGCTGCACCGTGACGCGGCGGTTCTTGGCCAGGGCTTCGTTGCGTGCCTGCATGACATCTCCCAGAAGATTGCTGGCCGATGAAGCCAGTTTCTGGTTGAGCAACATGTTGCGGAAGCTGGGGGCGGCAAGACCCATGAGAATGGCTGCAATCGCAATGACCATCAGCAACTCGATGAGCGTGAACCCCAGCGCCCTGGCACGAGAGGCTTGAGGTGGGGCTGGGGCGCGAGTCATGGCCAGCATATCGTCGTATCCGCGACCTTGGTTCCGGCATTGCTCTTCAAGTCGCACTGCTTGTTGTTGCGGCTATCGAAGTAGAGGTAATTGATGCTGGAGTCGGCCTGCCTCGGCGTTGCCGTCAATTGGATGCAGGCCGTCAGGGCGTCGCTGCCGCATGCCTGGGCCGAAATGGTGCAGGCGCTTTTTGCCAGGCCGTCACCGGAAAATGCGGCCATGGGCGCAGACGTCGCCCCAGCAGTGAAAGCCACGTAGGTGTTTTGCTGCGTGAAATAACGCTCCTGCTGCTGCATGGTGCGCAACAAACCCGCCCGGCATTCGTTGCGCCGACCTTTCTCGATCTGCTTGACGTAACTTGGGTAGGCCACCGCAGCCAGGATCCCGATGATGGCCACCACAATCATGAGTTCTACCAATGTGAAGCCTGAGTTCTTGTCGTGTTTTTTCATGACTTTTCGTGGTTAGCGGTTAGTGCTGACGGAGTAAATGTCGCGAACCTCTCGCCAGTACACGCGACCGGCCGTCAGGTACTGCACGTCAACGGTGGAACTGATGAGTTTTCCATCCTGCCCGGGAACAATAACCCCTGCTTTCTTCGTGGCGACCCGTCGGCCGGACACGTTGCGATCCGAGTAGGAGGACAGGGTGGTGGTGGACGTGTCGATATCCAGCGGGACGGCGCGCCCATAGTACGCGTCACCTCCCAAGATGTTTCCTATCTTGGCACCGTTGGAAGTGGCTAGCGGGTAATGGTAAGACACGCCATTGTCCGTGCATTGAGATGCCGGAGGAATGCTGGATGTGAAATAGGCAATGCCGGAACTCAGTGGGGGGCTGATGACGATCCGTTCCGAAGAATATTTCAAATCCATGTACCAGCCGCGCTTGGCTCCCGTGGCGACAGAATAGGTCTGGGTCGATACCGTGACGGATTGGGTGGCTGTGATGTAGGCATTGGCACTCAGATCCGCCCGGGTCAGGTTGTAGCCAGCCGCCGTGGTCAGGCCGCTGTCCCATACGCCATAGATGGTTTGCTGGCTGGTGCTGGAGCGGTCGGGCGCTTCCAGGAGGCGGCCAGTGCCGAACACCACCATCTTCCCGCCACCGGGGTAGGCGGAAACGACCGGCGCCGTCGTGATGGGCTGCGCTGCGGCAGTCCCCGTGGTGCCGTCGCGGGCGGTGAACAAGGGCTTTTTGACGCTGGCGTTGTTGGTGTAGACGGCCGATGAGATCTTGCTCGAGCTGATGCCGTCAGGGAAGGCAATTTTCCAGACATTGCCCTGGAGGTCTCCCACGAAGAACTCCACGGCTTCCTGCGCGGACCCATAGTAGGCCCCGACGCCTCCCAGTCCATTGGCCACGGTGCTGCTGGCGGCGGGCAAGACGACTTTGAAGTAGTTGCTGTTCTCCGACCAGTTCGCGCCGGGTGCCTTGTTGAGGTCGAGGAAAAAAACCGCCTGGTCCGAAGAGGTGGTGTAGCGGCCAGCCCCGTCATTCTTGTAGTTGTTGTAGCCGCTGCTCACCATCAGGTAGTACTTGTAGCTCGCGGGGGAAGAGCCGGCTACCCTCATCTTGACGAACTTGGGAGAGGATAGGACATTGCCCATGGCCGGGTCATCCTTGTCGGTGAACTCGAACAAGACCTTTTCTTTGGTGAAGTTCAGGGGATCACTGACATCCAGTGCAAAGACGCCCTGTGCGCCGCCTCCCATACCGGAGGCCAGAATGGTTTTCCATCCGGTACTGGTCTTGGCTTCATCAATAACGGGTACCGCATCGACGAACAATTCGTGGATGTAGCCCTTGCTGGTCAGTCTGGGCAGGCGTGGTAGCACGGGGCCGGGAATGTAAGCAAACAACTCCTGTCCGTTGTCGGCACGGAAAGCATGCAGCATGCCATCGTTGGCGCCTGTATAGATAACCGGTGTGCGTGACTTCTTGGCGTTGAAATAGGCGGTGTAATCGTCGCTGGTAATGGTCGGGTTGGCGCCGGCCTTGTACTGCGGGCCCGAGTTGATGATGTCACCCATGACACTGACCCGGCTTCTGAAGGTGTCATCCAGTTCCTTGGTCCGGTCGCCCCGGAGGTAGTCCAGGCGGACCTGCCCAAGACTGTCGGTGACCGAGGGTGTTGTGTAAGGTACCTGATTGAACGAGGCGGGAAGACTCGCTCCGTTGCCCATGCCCGCATAGGTGAAGGTGGCGGCACTAGACAAGCTTTCGGATGTGCCTTGCAGGTAGGCGATGATATTCCGGTCCGCCGGTTTGACCTTGGGCGCTGCTACCACGCCAGTGTCGCGCGAGGCAGACGTCAGAATGGCGCCAGCGTCCCACACCACGGTAGGATCGCCCGCGATTGCAAAGGTCGTGGTGTTGAGGCTGATCCCCAGTTTCTTGACGGTGCCTGACCATTCGCCAGGAACAAAACTGGGCGCAAATTGATTGCCTTGGGGGTCGGTCGCTTTCAACTGATCGCTACTGGTGGCCACCGTGGCAAAGGAACTACCCGTGCGGGATGAATCGTCGAAAAACTGTTTGATGCCCGCCACCAGCCGCTGAGGCTGGCTGGCCAGCACGTAGCCCTTGGGCGCGCCTGAGGAATCAGCCCACTTGCTGGAAGCAGATGAGCCGCTGAAGGGGCTACCGTCCTGCTCACTGTCGGTGAAATAACCGTACTTGCCGGCCAGGTAGTAGCTGGTGGCCTTGATGTTGCTGTCGATGCTGCCGCGGTTGTTTTCGTCTACGTCGATCATGAAGGTCTTGACGCGTACCTTGTCCGTTGTGATGCCGCCTAGCACGTCCTGCCGGATGACCTGCGTATTGGCCCAGTACGACATGCCGGCCCAGTGATAGCTGTCATGGCTACCCGAACCCGTGGCGGTGGTGTCCAGGTTGCCCAGCGCCGAGTTGGGGGCCGGGTTTCCATTGGCCGCGCGGCTGTTGCCGCGCGGGTCGGTGTAGACCTTGCCGGCGTTGTTGCGCTCGAAGGAGTCGATGACCTGGGTCCAAGTGTGTGCATTGACGCCCGTGGTCGAGCCATTGATGGTGTTGGCTGTCGGGTATGCAAAGTCGAAAGGGGTACTTCCTTCGTTGAACATGGTGGTCTGTTCTGCCCGCGTGACGCCCGGCATGCTGCGAGCGTAGTGGGTGTTGGTGTCCCCGATGCCCATGATGTAGTTGTTGATCTGGCAGGCTGAGGTCAGCGGGTCCGTCCAGCTGGTGTAGACCGGATAACCGTCCTTCATGGCTTCCGTGATCGATGCGGTGGCACTGACAGTGGGAGGGAGGCCTTGCAGGTAGCGCAGGGACTCGTACCACAGCTCACCCGTGGGGTCGATGGTTTTGTAGGTGCCCGACTTGCCGAAGCGGTTCAGATAGTTGATGACACCGGTATAGGTGTACGAGGTGGAGACCGAGTCGTTGATCGGCTTGGTGATGAACACGCCGGTTGCTGGGTTCCATTCTCGTTCGGGGTTCGATTCCAGCACGCCGGCGGTGGTGTAGCGGTTCGGGCCCACATACTTCATCGGCGCACGCAGCACGCCGCCGTAGCGTGTCCCGCTGTTATCCATCAGATAGGAGAACACCGAGACGCGCAGCGACTCCGACTTCTGTTGAACCTGTCCTTCGGGTTTGTAACCCACGGTGCCATTGAAAACGTACTTGGTACAGTAGTTGTAGGAGTCCGACGTGCCGGAGCCATAGGTGACCAAACGGCTCGGCCCCTCGATGTCGTCACATACCAGGGCCCGAGGCTTGACGACAGCTCGTCCCGTCTGGGTATAGACATTCCAGACGGCTTGCTCGATATAGATCTTGTATTTCTGGTAGGACGAGTAGGTCAGGTACCAGAGCTGCTGGTCGTAGTTCTTGTAGTACGGGGCGTAGGTCCTGTAGTAGGGGACGTAGTCTCTGTAGAACGGGGTGTAATCGTTGTAGTAGGGGGCACCCTGGCTGTAGTTGATGTAGACGGTTTTCAGCGCCGTCGAATTGAGGTTGGCCCAGCTTAGCCCTTGATCGGTACAGAACTTGGTGGTGATATTGCTGGATGATCCCGCGCTTGTCGTGGAGTTTGAGCCTGTGGTCGACGAGAATCGGATGATCCGGGGCGAGGCCGTGTCTGTGCACACATAGCGGTTGCCCGTGCCCGTACCGTAGGGTGCGGTCGTTGTTGTGTTGGGCGCGCCGTTACCCTGATAGTCACGGGAATACAGGCCGGACGCTGTCCAGAGGTAGCCCCGGATGATGGGACCGCCGGGTTCATTGGCGGCGATCTCGGCAGCTGTGGGCGCCGTGGTCGTCGTACCGGTCACGACATAGCCGCGGATGACGGCAGGGGACTCAGCCGCGGCTGGCGGTACGACGGTGGAGGTGGTGCCGTCGGGCACATAACCTCGGATGACGGCCGGAGACTCTGCGGCAGCAATGGGCGTCGTCGTGGTGGTTTGCCCGGTCCAGTAGTAGCCCTGGATGGTTCGATCCTTGTCCGTGCCATAGGAAGTGGGGGCGGCGCTGGTTGCCGTGCCATTGAGCACATAGGTCGTGCTTTTCACCCCTTGGTCAGTAGTCCCGCCATTTTCCAGTGGTCCGAGTGGAGGGATGGTAAGTGACAAGACAGCTTTTCCTGCAGAGAACGTCTGCGTGTAAAGCGTGACCAGAGTGGATGGCCCCATTGTGGGCACCGTGGTGGTGTAGGCGCCGGTGTCTGTCCAAGTCGTTCCGATCGATTGCATTGGTGGGAACGTTGGAGTGGCCGTGGTGGTGCCGGAGGCCGTGGTGGAACTGGCGACGATGGGGCGTAGATCGGTGGTATCCGTCAGACTGGGTGCATCGCAGCCCTTGCCTGAGTTGGTGGTGAAAACCACTTGATCGTTGCAGTTGTAGGCGTAGACACTGGCGTTGTTGCTAAAGGGCGTGGCGCTGGCGACGTCTGCAGCGTTCAAGGCTCGGCGCCAGGGCGCCGCAGTGGTTCCGCGGTCGAGCACGGTACGGGTCTGTTCGTCGATGCCGCGGTCACCACCCGTCAGCGCGAGCCGCAGGATGTCGGGCGCGCTCATGGTGGCGTAGTTCAGATAGTTGCCGCTGAAGCCGGTACCGGCGCTGCCCATATTGCAACGGTGGCTGCCATCGGCGTCGCCGGTCGGTGTGAAAAAATCGGTGCCGGCACTAAAGTTGGCACTGGTACGCACGGTGCCGTAGCCGGG
This Variovorax terrae DNA region includes the following protein-coding sequences:
- a CDS encoding type IV pilin protein, whose amino-acid sequence is MKKHDKNSGFTLVELMIVVAIIGILAAVAYPSYVKQIEKGRRNECRAGLLRTMQQQERYFTQQNTYVAFTAGATSAPMAAFSGDGLAKSACTISAQACGSDALTACIQLTATPRQADSSINYLYFDSRNNKQCDLKSNAGTKVADTTICWP
- a CDS encoding PilC/PilY family type IV pilus protein; its protein translation is MRKLIHNPRVWISGALVGLGILIGYHVVAQSTGTPTIDFDNGPLVSTKQPANVVLALSVEYPTSGGAYKDAAYDSSKEYIGYFNSQRCYDYPGYGTVRTSANFSAGTDFFTPTGDADGSHRCNMGSAGTGFSGNYLNYATMSAPDILRLALTGGDRGIDEQTRTVLDRGTTAAPWRRALNAADVASATPFSNNASVYAYNCNDQVVFTTNSGKGCDAPSLTDTTDLRPIVASSTTASGTTTATPTFPPMQSIGTTWTDTGAYTTTVPTMGPSTLVTLYTQTFSAGKAVLSLTIPPLGPLENGGTTDQGVKSTTYVLNGTATSAAPTSYGTDKDRTIQGYYWTGQTTTTTPIAAAESPAVIRGYVPDGTTSTVVPPAAAESPAVIRGYVVTGTTTTAPTAAEIAANEPGGPIIRGYLWTASGLYSRDYQGNGAPNTTTTAPYGTGTGNRYVCTDTASPRIIRFSSTTGSNSTTSAGSSSNITTKFCTDQGLSWANLNSTALKTVYINYSQGAPYYNDYTPFYRDYVPYYRTYAPYYKNYDQQLWYLTYSSYQKYKIYIEQAVWNVYTQTGRAVVKPRALVCDDIEGPSRLVTYGSGTSDSYNYCTKYVFNGTVGYKPEGQVQQKSESLRVSVFSYLMDNSGTRYGGVLRAPMKYVGPNRYTTAGVLESNPEREWNPATGVFITKPINDSVSTSYTYTGVINYLNRFGKSGTYKTIDPTGELWYESLRYLQGLPPTVSATASITEAMKDGYPVYTSWTDPLTSACQINNYIMGIGDTNTHYARSMPGVTRAEQTTMFNEGSTPFDFAYPTANTINGSTTGVNAHTWTQVIDSFERNNAGKVYTDPRGNSRAANGNPAPNSALGNLDTTATGSGSHDSYHWAGMSYWANTQVIRQDVLGGITTDKVRVKTFMIDVDENNRGSIDSNIKATSYYLAGKYGYFTDSEQDGSPFSGSSASSKWADSSGAPKGYVLASQPQRLVAGIKQFFDDSSRTGSSFATVATSSDQLKATDPQGNQFAPSFVPGEWSGTVKKLGISLNTTTFAIAGDPTVVWDAGAILTSASRDTGVVAAPKVKPADRNIIAYLQGTSESLSSAATFTYAGMGNGASLPASFNQVPYTTPSVTDSLGQVRLDYLRGDRTKELDDTFRSRVSVMGDIINSGPQYKAGANPTITSDDYTAYFNAKKSRTPVIYTGANDGMLHAFRADNGQELFAYIPGPVLPRLPRLTSKGYIHELFVDAVPVIDEAKTSTGWKTILASGMGGGAQGVFALDVSDPLNFTKEKVLFEFTDKDDPAMGNVLSSPKFVKMRVAGSSPASYKYYLMVSSGYNNYKNDGAGRYTTSSDQAVFFLDLNKAPGANWSENSNYFKVVLPAASSTVANGLGGVGAYYGSAQEAVEFFVGDLQGNVWKIAFPDGISSSKISSAVYTNNASVKKPLFTARDGTTGTAAAQPITTAPVVSAYPGGGKMVVFGTGRLLEAPDRSSTSQQTIYGVWDSGLTTAAGYNLTRADLSANAYITATQSVTVSTQTYSVATGAKRGWYMDLKYSSERIVISPPLSSGIAYFTSSIPPASQCTDNGVSYHYPLATSNGAKIGNILGGDAYYGRAVPLDIDTSTTTLSSYSDRNVSGRRVATKKAGVIVPGQDGKLISSTVDVQYLTAGRVYWREVRDIYSVSTNR
- a CDS encoding GspH/FimT family pseudopilin; protein product: MLAMTRAPAPPQASRARALGFTLIELLMVIAIAAILMGLAAPSFRNMLLNQKLASSASNLLGDVMQARNEALAKNRRVTVQPASGTNWAAGWVVYVDLNNNGSYDSGSDTLISQSGAVHSALTITGKNGGAVPANLSFDSRGFLQGNAGTRLVFSSADTARQKHVIVYLTGRARLCDPSTANCTADT